One window from the genome of Leuconostoc suionicum encodes:
- the metE gene encoding 5-methyltetrahydropteroyltriglutamate--homocysteine S-methyltransferase, with amino-acid sequence MTNTVKSSNLGYPRLGEHREWKKLLESYWQGKIDEAQFNETAKKLRLINLKKQIEFGLDIVPVADNSNYDHVLDTIATFNLIPTRFGSYDRPLTLDEYFAVARGNKDNVAADMTKWFNINYHYTVPEFDNTTPRLLENRWLKYWQEAKDELDINGKPVIVGPVTLIKLGKLRGEYVSASSDINQLLEQILPLYGQVFKELQAAGVTWVQLDEPTLVKAVDEADVEPYRRATEYLNEVAPQLNIELQTYFDSIDPYQAVTKLPVQAIGLDFVHGNGENFDNIRKFGFPEDKILAAGIIDGHNVWTANLQEKANFAEELRTLAPKLWLQPSNTLLHVPITKKYETKASPELFGGLAFADEKVQELVALTKKLNGDDVKSIFEQNTAALEALNSSQARNNKVVQEAIQHLSQERFERDSKYAERSKKQQASLHLPLLPTTTIGSFPQSADVRAKRAAWRKGELSEEQYNDFIEAETKRWIQLQEDIGLDVLVHGEFERTDMVEYFGQKLAGFFATQNGWVQSYGSRGVRPPVIFGDVDYTEPITVKESAFAQAQTNKPVKGMLTAPLTIINWSFVRDDIPRATVQNQIALSLRQEVINLEKAGIKIIQVDEPALREGLPLKQRNWQDYLDEAIYSFKITTTGVRDETQIHTHMCYSDFEDIISTISGLDADVISIETSRSHGEIISAFEDAHYDKQIGLGVYDIHSPRIPSVAEIADNIRRGLKVIDHNQFWVNPDCGLKTRNEKETLEALQNLEDARDLVFSEISSN; translated from the coding sequence ATGACAAATACAGTAAAATCATCAAACTTAGGTTACCCAAGACTAGGCGAACACCGTGAGTGGAAAAAACTACTTGAATCTTATTGGCAAGGTAAAATAGATGAAGCGCAGTTTAATGAAACTGCTAAAAAACTACGTTTGATTAATTTAAAAAAACAAATTGAATTTGGCTTGGATATTGTTCCTGTCGCGGACAATTCAAACTACGACCATGTATTAGATACGATAGCTACTTTTAACTTAATTCCTACTCGGTTTGGTAGTTACGATCGTCCCTTAACTTTAGATGAATATTTTGCAGTGGCTCGGGGGAACAAAGACAATGTGGCTGCGGATATGACAAAGTGGTTTAATATCAATTATCACTACACGGTTCCTGAATTTGATAATACAACCCCACGTTTGTTAGAAAATCGTTGGTTAAAGTACTGGCAGGAAGCTAAAGATGAATTAGATATCAATGGTAAGCCTGTCATTGTTGGTCCGGTGACATTGATCAAGCTTGGTAAGTTGAGAGGTGAATATGTATCTGCTTCATCTGACATTAATCAATTATTAGAACAAATTTTACCACTCTATGGACAGGTATTTAAGGAGCTACAAGCAGCTGGTGTGACATGGGTCCAACTAGACGAACCCACGCTAGTCAAAGCAGTGGATGAAGCTGACGTGGAACCATATCGTCGTGCTACTGAGTATTTGAATGAGGTGGCACCGCAATTAAACATTGAGTTGCAAACGTATTTTGATTCAATTGATCCTTATCAGGCAGTCACTAAATTACCCGTACAAGCGATCGGATTAGATTTCGTTCATGGTAACGGTGAAAATTTCGATAATATTCGCAAGTTTGGATTTCCAGAAGACAAAATATTGGCAGCAGGCATAATTGATGGGCACAACGTTTGGACCGCTAATTTGCAAGAAAAAGCTAATTTTGCTGAAGAACTACGTACGTTAGCACCAAAACTATGGTTACAGCCTTCCAATACGTTGCTTCATGTACCCATTACAAAAAAGTATGAAACTAAGGCTAGTCCTGAACTGTTTGGTGGATTAGCATTTGCTGACGAGAAAGTGCAAGAGTTAGTTGCTTTAACTAAGAAGTTGAATGGCGATGATGTGAAATCAATATTTGAACAGAATACCGCTGCTCTGGAGGCATTGAATAGTTCACAAGCCCGGAATAACAAAGTAGTGCAAGAAGCCATACAACATTTATCACAAGAACGGTTCGAGCGCGATTCAAAGTATGCAGAACGTTCTAAGAAGCAACAAGCCAGTTTGCACCTGCCATTGTTACCAACAACTACAATTGGATCATTCCCGCAATCAGCCGATGTACGAGCTAAGCGTGCTGCCTGGCGTAAGGGTGAACTGTCTGAGGAACAATACAATGATTTCATTGAAGCAGAAACCAAGCGTTGGATACAGCTACAAGAAGACATTGGTCTAGATGTTCTGGTCCATGGTGAGTTTGAACGCACTGATATGGTAGAATACTTTGGTCAAAAACTAGCTGGTTTCTTTGCTACACAAAATGGGTGGGTTCAATCCTATGGTTCTCGTGGCGTTCGTCCACCAGTTATCTTTGGAGATGTTGATTATACTGAGCCAATTACTGTTAAGGAATCTGCCTTTGCACAAGCGCAAACTAATAAACCCGTGAAGGGGATGTTAACTGCGCCATTAACAATTATTAATTGGTCATTTGTACGTGATGATATTCCACGGGCTACAGTTCAGAATCAGATTGCCTTATCTTTGCGTCAAGAAGTTATTAATTTGGAAAAGGCTGGTATTAAGATTATTCAAGTAGATGAACCAGCTTTGCGTGAAGGGCTACCATTGAAACAACGTAACTGGCAAGATTATTTGGACGAAGCAATTTATTCATTTAAAATCACTACAACTGGTGTGCGGGATGAGACGCAGATTCACACACACATGTGTTATTCAGATTTTGAGGATATTATCAGTACTATTTCCGGATTAGACGCTGATGTGATTTCCATTGAAACTTCGCGTTCACATGGTGAAATTATTTCAGCTTTTGAAGATGCACATTATGATAAGCAAATTGGGTTAGGTGTTTATGACATTCATTCACCTCGTATTCCTTCAGTTGCAGAAATTGCGGACAATATCCGTCGTGGCTTGAAAGTTATTGATCATAATCAGTTCTGGGTCAATCCAGATTGTGGTTTGAAAACACGTAATGAAAAGGAAACCCTTGAAGCGTTACAAAATCTGGAAGATGCGCGCGATCTAGTCTTTTCTGAGATATCTAGTAATTAA
- a CDS encoding methylenetetrahydrofolate reductase translates to MTRITDIYKKKSAPVLSFEIFPPKTEDGLHALYKTLQKVNPKETGVDYISVTYGAGGGSNHKRTKEIAEYIERNCGITALHNLTGINQTPSSLKDNLEKISVAGIENIFALRGDTPTKDYVNEYYPFAKDLIKEIKKDGRFDIGAAIYPEGHVDNPMTGISVTGVKEKVISGTEFLISQLFFDNGVFYNMQEALKENYIKVPVSAGILPIISRAQVERITYMIGSSLPARLAKIVHKYENQPEALQQAGIEYALEQIHDLLDHGVDGIHLYAMNQPNVLKIMLPEINKHIQSKKLTL, encoded by the coding sequence ATGACTAGAATTACGGACATTTATAAAAAGAAGTCAGCTCCAGTGCTGTCTTTTGAAATATTTCCGCCAAAAACAGAAGATGGACTACACGCTTTGTATAAAACTTTACAAAAAGTAAATCCAAAAGAAACTGGCGTTGATTATATTAGTGTGACATATGGTGCAGGCGGCGGTAGTAATCATAAAAGGACTAAAGAGATTGCGGAATATATCGAAAGAAATTGCGGTATAACAGCTTTACACAATCTCACTGGTATTAACCAAACACCAAGCAGTTTAAAGGATAATCTTGAAAAGATAAGCGTGGCGGGCATTGAAAATATATTTGCACTTCGCGGTGACACACCGACAAAAGATTATGTGAATGAATATTATCCGTTTGCAAAAGATTTAATTAAAGAGATTAAAAAAGACGGACGGTTTGATATTGGTGCAGCAATTTATCCCGAAGGACACGTTGATAATCCAATGACAGGAATTAGTGTAACTGGGGTTAAAGAAAAAGTGATTAGTGGTACAGAATTTCTAATTTCTCAACTATTTTTCGATAATGGTGTTTTCTATAACATGCAAGAGGCACTGAAGGAAAATTATATTAAGGTACCAGTATCTGCTGGTATTTTGCCTATCATTAGTCGTGCGCAAGTCGAACGTATTACTTATATGATTGGTTCATCTTTACCGGCACGCTTGGCAAAGATTGTTCATAAATATGAAAATCAACCAGAAGCCCTGCAACAGGCTGGAATTGAATATGCATTGGAGCAAATTCATGATTTGTTAGATCATGGGGTTGACGGTATTCATTTGTATGCGATGAATCAACCAAATGTTTTGAAGATAATGTTGCCAGAAATTAATAAGCACATTCAATCAAAAAAATTAACGCTTTGA